In a genomic window of uncultured Sphaerochaeta sp.:
- a CDS encoding lipase family protein, whose product MKTHLELAKLFKEIDQWDTIGTDTQYRILDYPDEVVIIFCPSNSKADWKINFAFPKKPYKQMPTPFYVHGGFLEEWKKINDFFLKAAADFDKPITLTGWSYGGAMATLCYEDFWFNFFHARTNMRLITFGSPRVIGAKNFKSIENRFNGAVLYANGSDVVTCVPPAVLGFRHVRKLTRIGDKLGLVGLFNPKKYHHIDGYIESLGETNE is encoded by the coding sequence ATGAAGACACACCTTGAGCTTGCAAAGCTTTTCAAAGAAATTGACCAGTGGGATACCATCGGAACCGATACTCAATATCGCATTCTTGACTACCCCGATGAGGTAGTCATCATCTTCTGTCCATCCAATTCAAAGGCTGATTGGAAGATTAACTTTGCATTCCCCAAAAAGCCCTACAAGCAGATGCCGACTCCATTCTATGTGCATGGAGGATTCTTGGAGGAATGGAAGAAGATCAATGATTTCTTCCTCAAGGCTGCTGCTGACTTCGATAAACCGATCACTCTGACAGGCTGGTCATATGGGGGAGCTATGGCAACGCTCTGCTACGAGGATTTTTGGTTCAACTTTTTCCACGCACGAACCAACATGCGCTTGATTACGTTTGGATCACCAAGAGTGATTGGGGCAAAGAACTTCAAGAGTATCGAGAATCGCTTCAATGGCGCCGTATTGTACGCAAATGGAAGCGATGTCGTAACGTGTGTCCCTCCGGCGGTTCTTGGATTCAGGCATGTTCGCAAACTCACGAGAATTGGGGATAAACTTGGTTTGGTTGGTCTGTTCAATCCCAAGAAGTATCATCATATCGATGGGTACATTGAGAGTCTGGGGGAGACAAATGAGTGA
- a CDS encoding YjzC family protein, whose amino-acid sequence MPIGERYKTGQDSPAHARYAWDGYTDGTRSPSPTEAEKSITLETGEKFPPINSCDKGAWWKMTSYV is encoded by the coding sequence ATGCCAATAGGTGAAAGGTACAAAACAGGACAGGACTCTCCTGCTCACGCACGTTATGCTTGGGATGGGTATACTGACGGAACTCGTTCACCATCTCCTACGGAAGCAGAGAAGAGTATCACACTTGAAACAGGAGAAAAATTTCCACCAATTAACTCATGCGACAAAGGTGCTTGGTGGAAGATGACATCCTATGTTTGA
- a CDS encoding DUF2971 domain-containing protein, with product MPSNKYIINGTDNPIATWIKQMLLDGFGDTSRAAKLMEEKIKSFNGKLYQYCAIDSNSKVQNSISNLKESVVYLSNIKDFNDPFDTNITLSIKNLFDYILPHIFQKKVTSPALSLPELQSLLVYWFDVSGKRLVSMSQVKSDMITDKNAKNVYRLLRKFPELEELLNSFSGIVSDSIPQMNKAMQEANSYIQNQALITCFSTKCDDALMWAHYARKHKGFCVEYNFRKTKDTALITNLFPIIYSDNRPSLPLAMFREVLGLPKSPEESNENLADMICTFLTKSSIWSYEDEWRLLFIDRTIIPSVSGNKYPMDCIDKVIMGCRIDIEFERLLNSICQEQSIHLSKMKLDEENFRLSEVQIF from the coding sequence ATGCCATCGAATAAGTACATAATTAATGGTACAGATAATCCAATAGCAACCTGGATTAAGCAGATGCTACTTGATGGGTTTGGAGATACTTCCCGAGCCGCAAAATTAATGGAAGAGAAAATTAAGTCCTTCAATGGGAAGCTATACCAGTACTGTGCTATTGACTCAAACTCTAAAGTTCAAAATTCAATAAGTAATTTAAAAGAATCTGTAGTCTATCTATCAAATATCAAAGACTTTAATGATCCTTTTGATACAAATATCACATTATCAATTAAGAATCTTTTTGATTATATTCTTCCGCATATTTTCCAGAAAAAAGTTACAAGCCCTGCTTTATCACTTCCCGAATTGCAAAGTCTATTAGTGTATTGGTTTGATGTCTCTGGGAAGAGACTAGTCTCTATGAGTCAGGTAAAAAGCGACATGATTACTGATAAAAATGCAAAAAATGTATATAGACTACTACGAAAATTCCCAGAATTAGAAGAACTGCTTAATAGCTTTTCGGGAATAGTCAGCGATTCTATACCCCAAATGAATAAAGCGATGCAAGAAGCTAATAGTTATATTCAAAATCAAGCTCTTATTACATGTTTTTCAACAAAATGTGATGATGCGCTCATGTGGGCACATTATGCAAGAAAACATAAAGGATTCTGTGTTGAGTACAATTTTCGCAAAACAAAAGATACCGCTCTGATAACTAATCTGTTCCCCATTATTTATTCTGATAATAGACCTTCGCTTCCTCTAGCTATGTTCAGGGAAGTTTTAGGCTTGCCTAAAAGTCCAGAAGAGAGTAACGAGAATCTAGCCGATATGATTTGTACTTTTCTTACGAAGAGTAGTATTTGGTCGTATGAGGATGAATGGAGGCTTCTATTTATTGACAGAACAATAATCCCTTCAGTTAGTGGAAATAAATATCCAATGGATTGCATAGATAAAGTCATCATGGGATGCCGCATCGACATTGAATTTGAGCGATTACTTAATTCCATCTGTCAAGAACAAAGCATCCATCTTTCAAAAATGAAACTTGACGAGGAGAATTTTCGGTTGAGTGAAGTGCAGATATTCTAG
- a CDS encoding helix-turn-helix transcriptional regulator, with protein MSEILFLFGKAIKQLRIDKGLSQEILAEKAGIHRTYQSEVERGLRNISLVNIAKLAVALEVSLQTIFTEMERLSNESK; from the coding sequence TTGAGTGAAATTTTATTTCTTTTTGGAAAAGCAATTAAGCAATTGCGTATTGACAAGGGTCTTTCGCAAGAGATCCTAGCTGAAAAAGCAGGAATCCATCGTACCTATCAAAGTGAAGTTGAAAGAGGACTAAGAAACATATCATTGGTAAATATTGCCAAATTAGCTGTAGCTCTTGAAGTCTCTCTACAAACGATTTTTACAGAGATGGAAAGGTTGAGCAATGAAAGCAAATGA
- a CDS encoding Dam family site-specific DNA-(adenine-N6)-methyltransferase: MIPALLKWIGNKGRYAEEIVSYMPNSINTYYEPFLGSGAVLGELLDQTRKFSIRSCENSVASDILPFLVDIFMLVKDQPDELIEYYKEEIVNFPQNCKDAYEIVRDRFNRTHNAKDFCILSRTCYSGIIRFRKSDGYMSTPVGPHMPISGEAFEKRVRLWHSLISQTEFVNSDFKTIMAQAKAGDVVYCDPPYTHSQTIIYGAQDFKITELWNSIRECKARGAKVLLSINGSRESGKRQLEVEIPQDLFIREIPINCGISMIDRLQNEGKNMINEKVHDRLLLTY; this comes from the coding sequence TTGATTCCTGCATTATTAAAATGGATAGGCAACAAGGGTCGATACGCTGAGGAAATCGTATCCTATATGCCTAATTCAATTAACACATATTATGAGCCATTCCTTGGGAGTGGGGCAGTTCTAGGCGAGTTACTCGATCAAACTCGGAAATTTTCTATTCGTTCATGCGAGAACTCCGTGGCATCAGACATCTTACCCTTTCTCGTAGATATATTTATGCTCGTCAAGGATCAACCAGATGAATTAATCGAGTATTACAAAGAAGAGATTGTAAATTTCCCGCAGAATTGTAAAGATGCCTATGAAATAGTGAGAGATAGATTCAATCGAACTCACAATGCAAAAGATTTCTGCATTTTGTCCAGAACTTGTTATTCAGGGATTATTAGATTTCGTAAATCCGATGGTTATATGAGCACTCCTGTTGGACCTCATATGCCAATTTCCGGTGAAGCTTTTGAAAAACGAGTTAGGCTGTGGCATTCACTGATATCTCAAACTGAATTTGTAAATTCTGATTTTAAAACAATAATGGCTCAGGCAAAAGCTGGTGATGTTGTATATTGTGATCCCCCTTATACGCATAGCCAAACAATTATTTACGGTGCACAAGATTTTAAAATTACAGAATTGTGGAATTCGATACGTGAATGTAAAGCTAGGGGTGCAAAAGTTCTTCTCTCAATTAACGGATCAAGAGAATCTGGAAAGAGACAGCTCGAAGTAGAAATTCCTCAAGATCTATTTATTCGAGAAATTCCTATCAACTGTGGGATTTCGATGATAGATAGATTACAAAATGAAGGGAAAAATATGATTAACGAGAAAGTACATGATAGGTTACTCCTTACCTACTGA